The Amycolatopsis camponoti genome segment GACGAGGGTGGGGCAGCGTTCACGGGGGGTTCGGGCATCCGGCGGAATTCCCCCGCGGCGTTCGATAGGTTGTTCGCACACCTTGCGGTGGCCGCCATCGTCGAGTTTTGAATGAGGGGTCCTTCGATGAGCACGCTGCAGTTCAAGAAGTCGCCGCGGCTGGCGGCACCGCGTCCGCCGGGCGGTGAGGTGCACCTCGAGCCGCCGCCCGAGGTGCCGCGCGTCATCCCCGGCAACATCGTCATGAAGGCGCTTCCGGTCGTCATGATCGTCGCGTCGCTCGGGATGATGGTCTTCATGTTCCAGGCCAGCAACCGGAACCCGATGATGATGGCCATGGGCGGCATGATGGTCGTCGGGACGCTCGGGATGATGGCCGGCGGTGGCGGCAAGGGCGGCGGCGCCAAGCGCGCCGAGATGGACGAAGACCGCAAGGACTACCTGCGCTACCTGGGCCAGATGCGTGACCGCGCCCGCGAGGCGATGGTCGACCAGCGGGCCGCGCTCGAGTGGGTGCACCCCGACCCGCAGTCGCTGTGGTCGCTGGCCGCCAGCCGCCGCATGTGGGAGCGCCGCCAGAACGACCAGGACTTCCTGCACCTGCGCGTCGGGCGCAGCTCGCACCGCCTCGCGACGCGGCTGGTCCCGCCGCAGACCGGGCCGGTCGACGAGCTGGAGCCGATCGCCACCCTCGCGCTGCGCCGGTTCGTGCGCGCGCACTCGATCGTGCCGGACCTGCCCACCCAGATCACCCTGCGTGGGTTCGCCGCGGTGAGCATGCAGGGCGACCGGGCGCTGACCCGCGGCCTGACCCGCGCGATGCTCGCGCAGATGGTCACCTTCCACAGCCCCGACGACGTCCTGATCGCGGTCGCCACCGCGGGCCGGGCGAAGGAGGAGTGGGAGTGGGCGAAGTGGCTCCCGCACGCCCAGCACCCGACGCTCGCCGACGGCATCGGCCAGCTGCGGATGATGGCCGGTTCGCTGGCGCAGATCGAGAACTGGCTCGACGAAGAGCTGCGTGACCGCCAGCGGTTCTCCCGCAACGCCACGCCCGCTCCGGACCAGCCGCACGTCGTGATCATCATCGACGACGCCGAGGTCACCCGCGAAGAGCAGATCATCCTCGAAGAGGGCCTGGTCGGCGTCACGCTGGTCGACCTGTCGGACTCCATCGGCAACCTCGCCGCACGCCGCGGCCTGCGGCTGGTCGTGGAAGCCGACCGGCTGGGCGCGCGCAGCGCCGGCGGGGTCGAGTGGTTCGGCCGCCCGGACACCCTCAGCCTGGTCGAGACCGAGTCGCTGGCCCGCCTGATCTCGCCCTACCGCGTCGGTGGCGCGGCCGGGCAGGACACGAGCGACGAAGAGCCGCTGCTGTCCAACCCGTCGCTGCTGGAGCTGCTGGGCATCCCGGGTGACCCGATGACGTTCGACGTCCAGCAGGCGTGGCGGCCCCGCCCGATCCGTGACCGCTACCGCGTCCCGTTCGGTGTCGGCGAGTACGGCCAGCCGGTGGAGCTGGACATCAAGGAAGCCGCCGCCGAAGGCATGGGCCCGCACGGCCTGTGCATCGGCGCGACCGGTTCCGGCAAGTCGGAGTTCCTGCGGACGCTGGTGCTGGGCATGCTCGCCACGCACTCCTCCAGCACGTTGAACTTCGTGCTGGTCGACTTCAAGGGTGGCGCGACGTTCCTCGGCCTGGACAAGGCCCCGCACGTCTCGGCGGTCATCACCAACCTCGCCGACGAGGTCACGCTGGTCGACCGGATGAAGGACGCGCTGGCGGGGGAGATGAACCGCCGTCAGGAAGCGCTGAAGAACGGCGGTAACTTCAAGAACGTCTGGGAGTACGAGAAAGCCCGCGAGAACGGCGCCGACCTCGACCCGCTGCCCGCGTTGTTCATCGTCTGTGACGAGTTCTCCGAGCTGCTGGCGGCGAAGCCGGACTTCATCGACCTGTTCGTCGCGATCGGCCGGCTGGGCCGGTCGCTGCAGATGCACATGCTGCTCGCCTCCCAGCGCCTCGAAGAGGGCAAGCTGCGCGGCCTGGACTCGCACCTGTCCTACCGGATCGGTCTGAAGACGTTCTCCGCGGCGGAGTCCCGCGCCGCGATCGGGGTGCCGGACGCGTTCGAGCTGCCCTCGGTCCCCGGTGGCGGCTATCTGAAGTTCGACACCTCGACGCTGGTGCGGTTCAAGGCTTCCTACGTCTCGGGCCCCTACCGTCCGGCCGGTATCCAGGCCGCCGGGCCGGCGGCGACCGTGGTGCGGGCGGACAAGCGGCCGCAGCTGTTCGTCCCGGACTTCGTGGAGCTGCCGAAGGAACCGGAGCCGGAGCAGATCGAGGCACCGAAGGAAGTGGTGCAGCAGCAGCCCGAGGAGGCGGTCGAACCTTCCGAGCTGGACGTCATCGTGTCGCGGCTGATCGGGCAGGGCCCGCCCGCGCACGAGGTGTGGCTGCCGCCGTTGAAGGACCCCAACTCCCTCGACACGTTGCTGCCCAACCTGAACCCGACCGACGACCGCGGGCTGTCCCCGGTCGGCTTCTTCGGCAACGGCCGGCTGCAGGTGCCGCTGGGCATCATCGACCGGCCGTACGAGCAGCGGCGTGACCCGCTGTGGGCGGACTTCTCCGGTGCGTCGGGCCACGGTGTGATCGTCGGTGGGCCGCAGTCGGGGAAGTCGACGATGCTGCGGACGCTGATCATGTCGATGGCGTTGACCCACACCCCGGAAGAGGCCCAGTTCTACTGCCTCGACCTCGGTGGCGGCACCCTGGCCGGCCTCGCGGACCTGCCGCACGTGGGTGGGGTCGCGGTGGCGCGGCGGGAGCCGGACAAGGCGCGCCGGATCGTGGCCGAGCTGACCACCCTGCTGACCGAGCGGGAGGGCCGGTTCGGGGCGATGGGCATCGACTCGATGACCGAGTTCCGCAACCGCAAGCGCCGCGGGGAGATCCGGGCGGATCAGGACCCGTTCGGCGACGCGTTCCTCATCGTCGACAACTGGCGGGCTCTGCGGGACGACTTCGAGGAGCTGGAAACCACGATCACCCGGCTGGCGACGCAGGGTCTGTCCTACGGCGTGCACGTGGTGATCGCGGCGAACCGGTGGGCCGACATCCGTCCGGCGATCAAGGACATGATCGGGACCCGGTTCGAGCTGCGGCTGGGTGACCCGACCGAGTCCGACATCGACCGGCGGGTCGCGGTGAACATCCCGGCTGGGCGCCCGGGCCGCGGCCTGACCCGCGAAAAGCTGCACATGCTGGGTGGCCTGCCCCGCATCGACGGGTCGAGTGACCCGGAGACGATCGCGGCCGGCGTGGCCGACGCGGTGGCGAAGATCAAGGGTGCGTGGCGTGGCCGGGTCGCGCCGCAGGTCCGGCTGCTGCCGGAGATGATCACCTACGACGAGGTGCTCAAGCTCGACCAGCACCGGGATTCCAAGCTGATCCCGATCGGGGTCAACGAAGAGGACCTGCAGCCGATCTACCTGGACTTCAACGCCGAGCCGCACTTCTACGCGTTCGCGGACGGCGAGTCGGGGAAGACGAACTTGCTGCGTCAGATCGCCCGCGGTATCTCCGAGCGGTTCACCTCGAAGGAAGCGCTGATCCTGCTGGTCGACTACCGGCGCTCGATGCTCGGGTTCGTGCAGGGTGATTCGCTGCTGGGGTATGCGGTGTCGGCGGCGCAGCTGGAGAGCATGGTCGGCGACGTCTTCAACTCGATGACCCGGCGGCTGCCGGGGCCGGACGTCACGCAGGAGCAGTTGAAGACGCGGTCGTGGTGGAAGGGCCCGGAGCTGTTCATCCTGGTCGACGACTACGACCTGGTGGCGACGTCGACGAACAACCCGCTGCGGAAGATCTCCGACTTCCTGCCGCAGGCCAAGGACGTCGGCCTGCACCTGATCGTGGTCCGCCGCACCGGTGGTGCGAGCAAGTCGATGTACGACCCGATCATCGGCAAGCTCAAGGAGATCGCGGCGCCTGGCCTGGTCATGAACGGTTCTCGCGACGAAGGTGCGCTGGTCGGCAACATCAAGCCGAGCGCGATGCCGCCGGGCCGGGGCAACCTGCTGACCCGCAAGTCCGGCAAGCAGCTGATCCAGGTGTCGTGGATCCAGCCCGACTGAGCACGGCGGCCAGGCGCGTCCGGCGACGGGGTAGGTTCCTCCTCGAGGGCGCGCCCCGTCGGCCGGGCGCGGGGGATCGCGACAAGTACTGCGGGAGCTGCTGGTGACGGTCCGGGTTGCGGTGGACTTCGGGACGTCGAGCACCTGCGTCGTCGCCTCGGTGAACGGGCGCGATCCGCAGGTCGTGGTGATCGACGGCCAGCCGCTGATGTCCTCGGCGGTGTTCGCGGCGGCGGACGGCACGCTGTTCGTCGGCCAGGAGGCCGAGCGGCAGGCGGCCGTCGACCCGGCGCGCTACGAGCCGAACCCGAAGCGCCGGATCGACGAAGGCGAGCTGCTGCTCGGGGACAGCGTCCTGCGCGTCACCGACGTCGTGCACGCCGTGCTGGGTCGCGCGGTCGCCGAGGCGCGCCGCCTCGCCGGCGAAGCCGAGGTCGATCTCCTGGTGCTGACCCACCCCGCGGACTGGGGTGCCATCCGCACCCGGCTGCTGCGGCAGGCGGCCGGCGGGCTGGCGCGCGAGGTCGCGCTGGTGCCCGAGCCGGTCGCGGCGGCGGTCTACCACGCGGCGACGTTCGCGCCGCAGGACGTGACGAACGACCGCACCGTCGAGTTCAGCGGCCGTCCCGGCGACGCGCTGGCGGTGCTGGACCTCGGTGGCGGCACGGTCGACGTCAGCGTGGTGCGGCGGCTGCCCCCGGACACCGCGCGCGACCGCGCCGGCCGTCCGCAGCGCGGCGGCTTCCAGGTGCTGGCCACCCGGGGAGATCCGGCCTTCGGCGGCGCGGACATCGACCAGGCGTTACTGGAGCACGTCGGCTCGCTCGTGGCCGGCGCCGACCAGGACGCGTGGCGCCAGCTCGTCGAAGGGCGCGAGCTGGTCGACCGGCGCCGGCGCCGCGTGCTGCGCCAAGACGTGCGCGGAGCCAAGGAAACGCTGTCGCGGCACGCCTACACCGACGTGCCGATGCCGCCGCCGTTCGCCGACGCGCACGTGACGCGCGAAGACCTGGAGCGGCTCATCACCGCGCCGCTGGGGCGCGCGGTGGAGCTGACGGTCGCGGCGATCGGCGACGCCGGCTTGCGGCCGAAGCAGCTCACGGCGATCTTCCTGGTCGGCGGGTCGAGCCGGATCCCGATGATCTCGCGGCTGGTGCACGAACGCACCGGCGTCGTGCCGACGAGCCTCGACCAGCCCGAGACGGTGGTCGCGCGCGGTGCGCTGCGCGCGGTGCTGGTGGACCCGGACCGCACGGGCGCGCTGCCCGGCGAAGCGATGGCCCGGCTGGGAGCCGTGCCGGGCGGCGCCCTCAGCCCCGGGGCGCAGCGCACCGAGGTCGTCCGCCCCGGCGACGTCGCACCGCGCCCCGGTGACGCGGGCCAGCGTCCGGCACCGCCGCGCACGCCGGTCCCGCCCGCCAACGGGTTCCCGAACCGCGCCGCCCCGCCGCCGTCACCGCCACACGGGCAGCCGGTGGCCCGGCCGCCGTGGGCGCCGCCCCCCGGCCCGCCCGGCAACCGCCCCGGCGGGGCCACCGCGGCGTCGGAGAAGATGCGGAGCCGGGGCAGGCTCTTCGGCCTCGTCGTGGGTGCCGTGGTCGTCGTGGCCGCGCTCGTCGTCGCCGGGATCGTCGTGTTCGGCGACCCCGGCGGCCAAGCCGAGACCGGCCGGACGCTCTCGCAGTACGACTTCAAGTTCGTCGCGCCCGAGGACTGGGTGCAGACCGACGACCGGGTCGCCGACCGGCAGGTCGTCATCCACCCCCAGGAGTCCCGGGACGGCAACGACCTGCTGGTCGCGCAGGAGTTCGTGATGGACTACGACGCGACGGCGGACCCGCAGAAGCTGGTGGACTACATCAAGGGCGGCGTGGACGAGCACCCCGAGTACTACAGTTCGTTCAACCCGGCACTGTCGTACGCGGGCAAGACCGTGATCGGCTACCACGAGATCAAGAAGGACCGGCCCGACCTCCAGGTCGACTGGTACGTCGTGGCCAAGGGCCGGATCCGGGTCCACGTCGGCTGCCAGTACGCCACGGCGCAGCTGCGCGACCGGGTCGCCGCCGCCTGCACGCAGGCCGTGCGGACGGTCGAGATCCTCAACTGAGAGAGCAGGGCCCGCGGTGCCGTCCGAAGAGTTCGAAAGCGCCGCGTCGGCCTTCCGGCGCACCGGCGAAGACGCGGTGACGCACGCCCGGCGCGTCACCGGGAACGCGAAGGCGCGCAGCCGGCGCCACCACAGCGAAAACGTCGAACTGCTGAAGCGCGGTGGCCGCGGCACGAAGTCCGGCGACCCGACCCCCGGAACGCTGCGCGCCGCCGCCGAACGGTTCCGCCGCGCCCGCGGGCTGCCGGCCGTGGCGGTTCCGGATCCGGCCGATTCGGTTCCTTCGCGTTCGCAATCCTCCGCTCGTGCCCCTCGAACGGGTGACGAGGACGAAGACTTTTCCCAGATGCGAATCATGAATCGCGACGCCTGAGTACCGGCCGGTGATCGCTGTGCGTGTGCTAACCACGCTGGTGGAGAACATATTTCCGGGTGACGCGTCGCCGTCCCGGGTCGCTCGCGGAATACGCGCGGCGATCGGTTCCCGGTGCGAGCGTTCACGCAAGCAACTACTTGCGGGCAAAGCACGACAAGGGGGAACCGGACGTGGCAATGTCTGCGTCGTAGGGCCGTACAAACGAGCAAGAGCGGTACGGACAACATCACTCTTCTGAAGGGGGTACCGGTATGAGCGCCGGAGCCGGATTCCAGGGAACAGTTCAGCAGTTCACCGAGGCCGAAGGCCGCGTCACCGAGGTGCGCGCGGGCATGGACAGCAACCTCGTGACCCTTCGCGACCGCATCGAGGCCACCCGCGCCGGCTGGCAGGGTGACGCCCAGAAGGCGTTCGACAACGTCATGCGGCGGTTCGACGACGACGCCCGTCAGATGAACCAGGCCCTGCAGCGCATCGGTGACCTCCTCCGCGAGGCGGGCTCGAAGTACGAGCGTTCCGAGCAGCAGCAGCAGGAGATCCTGTCGGCCGTCAACAAGGGCTTCGACGCGCTCGGCTGAGCTTCACCCCTGAACTTCCTTTCCACCCACCAAAACTTTCATCGCACAGAAGGAGCACATCATGCCTGATGGCGCCGGCATTGTCGTCAATTACGCCACCATCCACGCGGCCGCCGAGGACTGCCAGAGCACCGGTGGCGAGCTCCAGCAGGCGTTCGACCGCCTGAAGGACGACCTCAAGCCGCTGGTCACCACCTGGACCGGTTCCGCCAAGGAGCAGTACGACCAGGCCCAGCGCACCTGGGACCAGAAGTTCGAGGACCTGAAGCAGGTTCTGGCGCAGATCGCCGCCGCCCTGCCGCAGATCGCCGACGGCTACCAGTCGACGGACAACGCCGTCGAAGGCCTGTTCTGAGCCGGTAGTCCCGGAAACCACGGCGGGCCCGCACTCCGGTGCGGGGCCCGCCGTTTTCGTTCGTGCCAGAACCGTTTGGGTCGGAACCGTTGTGCGGCAAGGGAAACTCAGTGCGGCGCGCCGACCTCGTACTCGGGCCGGTCGTTGAGCACCCGCACCGTCACCTTCTTGTCCTGGCCGCCGATCTTCACCGTGCAGTCGAACGTCGTGCCGTTCTCGGCGGCTTCGTTCGCCGGGCACTGCGCGTTCTTCACGTCCGGCTCGCCGTAGCTCTCGTTGAGGACCTTGACCACACCGTCCTCAAGGGACTGTTGCTCGAGCACGTTCCCGCGGAACGCGCCCAGCTGCCACGCGGCCCCGCCGCCGAGGACGAGCACCAGCACGGCGGCGCCGGCGATCAGCAGCGGCTTCTTCGACTTCGGCTTCTTCGCCGGTTCCGGGGAGAACGCCCCGAGACCGCCGTACTGCGACGGCTGGAACCCGCCGCCGTACTGCTGCTGGGAAGGCGGCGCCGGCCACCCGCCGCCGGGCGTGCCCGGCTGCTGAGGCGCCGGCTGCGACGGCGGCTGCCACGGACCGGGGTTCGGCTGCCCCGGCTGCCACGGCCCGGAGAACGACCCGCTCGGGCCGGGCTGCTGCTGCGCGGGGTTCCACTGGCCGGTGTAGGAACCGGACGCCGTGCCCGGGTCGGCGTTCTGCTGCCACTGGCCGGCGTGCGGGCCGGTCGCCTGGTGCTCCGGCTGCCACCCGGACGGGGCGCCGGGCGGGTTCGCCGTCGGCTGCCACCACTGCGGCTGCTGCGGGTCGGGCGGCTGGGTCATCGGTGCTCACCTCGGGTCGTGGCGGTGGTCACTGGCCCTGCGCTTCGCCGAGCCGGCGGTAGAAGTCGTCCATGGCCGCCCGGTCGGGCAGCACGGTGATCTGCGCCGCGTCCGGCAGCTTGGGCATGTCCTGCAGGCTGGCCTTGCCGGTGAACCGGAAGTCGTACTTGAGCTCCACCTGGTGGCCGTCGCCGGAGAACTTGGCGTCCATCACGAACGAGACCAGGCTGCCGTCCGGGTTCAGCGTGATCGTGGTCGGCACCATGGCCTTGTTCAGCTCCGGCCCGACCTGGCTCGTGATGCTGGGCGGCAGGATCTCGACCTTGTTCTTGACGAAGATCTCGAACGGCACGGTGACCGTCAGCGCGGTCTTGCCGTCGCCGAGGCTCTTGGCCCCGCGGACCGCGCGCTTGTCGGCCTTGTAGGCGTCGACGGTCGAGTCCGCCATCCGGCACGGGGTCAGCACCCCGCCCCAGGCGCACGGCAGGATCAGGCCCGCCTCGGGCTTGGGCATCGACACCCACGCCGTCGGCGAGACGCCCTTCTGGACGTACATCGGGCCGAGGTAGGTGTATTCGACGGCGCCGTCGGCCGGCGTGTACGTGTCGATGATCTCGTCGGGGTTCTTCTGCGACCGGTGCCGCACCGCCCGGCTCTCCGGGCTGCCGGTGCGGGCCGACGTCACGGTGCTGTGGATCCACTTGTCGTCGAACTTGAAGTAGGCGACCAGCGAGTTGGTGACGTCGCGCGTGTCGGTGATGGCGTCCCCGAGCTTGCCGATGACCTGCTCGAACTTGCCGCCGACGTAGTCCGCCGCGTCGTCGCCCTTCGGCAGCGCGGTGCCCGCCTTGGCCGTGCCGCAGGCGCTCACGAGGGCCAGGACGGCAGCCAGGACGAAGATCGCCGTCGGTCGTTTCCTCATCGCGTCCCCCGCTCGACTGTGCTCCCGGTGCCGGGCGCCCGGATCGTCTCATCCTCGCGTGTCGGGGCGTCGGGTGCGGGCACTTCGGCGGGAAAACCGGGTAGAGTCCGGCTGCGCCCGGGCCGGTCGGAGCCTGTACGGCCGTGCCAACCCACCCCGCTGCACGGCGGCGGTGGACGTGCGGGTATCTTCATATGTCGTTGTGCGTTGCGGCGCATCAGCGCGCTAGGCCCGCACAGAACCCACACGCAATGTTGACGACGAGGTAGACCCTTGCCCACGTACAGCCCCAAGCCCGGCGACGTCACTCGTGCCTGGCACGTGATCGACGCCGAGGATGTCGTGCTCGGCCGGCTTGCGACCGAGGTCGCCACGCTGCTGCGCGGCAAGCACAAGCCGACCTACGCCCCTCACATGGACACCGGCGACTTCGTCGTCATCGTCAACGCCGAGAAGGTCGCGCTCACCGGTAACAAGCGCGAGCAGAAGTTCGCCTACCGGCACAGCGGTTACCCGGGCGGTCTGCGGAAGCGCTCGTTCGGCGAGCTGCTCGACACCAAGCCCGAACACCTTGTCGAGAAGGTCGTCAAGGGCATGCTGCCGAAGAACAAGCTCGGCCGCGCCCAGGCGAAGAAGCTCAAGGTGTACGCCGGCCCGCAGCACCCGCACGCCGCGCAGCAGCCGCAGGCGCGCGAGATCACCAAGATCGCGCAGGTCGCGCAGTGAGTGAGGAACAGTCTGTGACCAGCACCGAGAACGAGACCCCCGAGGTCGCTGAGGCCACCGAGGCGACCGAGACCGGCGCCGTCGAGACCAGCGAAGCCGCGACCAGCGAGACGCCGGTCGCCACGAGTGAGACCCCGGTCGCCACGAGCGAGAGCGCCTCGGCGCCCCGCCCGTCGCGCGCCGCCGGTGGCAACGCGCAGACCGTCGGCCGCCGCAAGGAAGCCGTCGTCCGCGTGCGCGTCGTCCCGGGCACCGGTGAGTTCAAGCTCAACGGCCGCACCCTCGAGGAGTACTTCCCGAACAAGGTGCACCAGCAGCTCATCAAGGACCCGCTGGTCCTGGTCGAGAAGCCGGACTCGTTCGACATCTTCGCCAACCTGCACGGTGGCGGCGTCTCGGGCCAGGCGGGCGCGCTGCGCCTCGCGATCGCCCGTGCGCTCATCGAGGTCGACGCCGACGACCGCCCGGCCCTCAAGAAGGCCGGCTTCCTGACCCGTGACGCGCGCGCCACGGAGCGGAAGAAGTACGGCCTGAAGAAGGCCCGCAAGGCCCCGCAGTACAGCAAGCGCTGA includes the following:
- the eccCa gene encoding type VII secretion protein EccCa; the protein is MSTLQFKKSPRLAAPRPPGGEVHLEPPPEVPRVIPGNIVMKALPVVMIVASLGMMVFMFQASNRNPMMMAMGGMMVVGTLGMMAGGGGKGGGAKRAEMDEDRKDYLRYLGQMRDRAREAMVDQRAALEWVHPDPQSLWSLAASRRMWERRQNDQDFLHLRVGRSSHRLATRLVPPQTGPVDELEPIATLALRRFVRAHSIVPDLPTQITLRGFAAVSMQGDRALTRGLTRAMLAQMVTFHSPDDVLIAVATAGRAKEEWEWAKWLPHAQHPTLADGIGQLRMMAGSLAQIENWLDEELRDRQRFSRNATPAPDQPHVVIIIDDAEVTREEQIILEEGLVGVTLVDLSDSIGNLAARRGLRLVVEADRLGARSAGGVEWFGRPDTLSLVETESLARLISPYRVGGAAGQDTSDEEPLLSNPSLLELLGIPGDPMTFDVQQAWRPRPIRDRYRVPFGVGEYGQPVELDIKEAAAEGMGPHGLCIGATGSGKSEFLRTLVLGMLATHSSSTLNFVLVDFKGGATFLGLDKAPHVSAVITNLADEVTLVDRMKDALAGEMNRRQEALKNGGNFKNVWEYEKARENGADLDPLPALFIVCDEFSELLAAKPDFIDLFVAIGRLGRSLQMHMLLASQRLEEGKLRGLDSHLSYRIGLKTFSAAESRAAIGVPDAFELPSVPGGGYLKFDTSTLVRFKASYVSGPYRPAGIQAAGPAATVVRADKRPQLFVPDFVELPKEPEPEQIEAPKEVVQQQPEEAVEPSELDVIVSRLIGQGPPAHEVWLPPLKDPNSLDTLLPNLNPTDDRGLSPVGFFGNGRLQVPLGIIDRPYEQRRDPLWADFSGASGHGVIVGGPQSGKSTMLRTLIMSMALTHTPEEAQFYCLDLGGGTLAGLADLPHVGGVAVARREPDKARRIVAELTTLLTEREGRFGAMGIDSMTEFRNRKRRGEIRADQDPFGDAFLIVDNWRALRDDFEELETTITRLATQGLSYGVHVVIAANRWADIRPAIKDMIGTRFELRLGDPTESDIDRRVAVNIPAGRPGRGLTREKLHMLGGLPRIDGSSDPETIAAGVADAVAKIKGAWRGRVAPQVRLLPEMITYDEVLKLDQHRDSKLIPIGVNEEDLQPIYLDFNAEPHFYAFADGESGKTNLLRQIARGISERFTSKEALILLVDYRRSMLGFVQGDSLLGYAVSAAQLESMVGDVFNSMTRRLPGPDVTQEQLKTRSWWKGPELFILVDDYDLVATSTNNPLRKISDFLPQAKDVGLHLIVVRRTGGASKSMYDPIIGKLKEIAAPGLVMNGSRDEGALVGNIKPSAMPPGRGNLLTRKSGKQLIQVSWIQPD
- a CDS encoding type VII secretion-associated protein is translated as MTVRVAVDFGTSSTCVVASVNGRDPQVVVIDGQPLMSSAVFAAADGTLFVGQEAERQAAVDPARYEPNPKRRIDEGELLLGDSVLRVTDVVHAVLGRAVAEARRLAGEAEVDLLVLTHPADWGAIRTRLLRQAAGGLAREVALVPEPVAAAVYHAATFAPQDVTNDRTVEFSGRPGDALAVLDLGGGTVDVSVVRRLPPDTARDRAGRPQRGGFQVLATRGDPAFGGADIDQALLEHVGSLVAGADQDAWRQLVEGRELVDRRRRRVLRQDVRGAKETLSRHAYTDVPMPPPFADAHVTREDLERLITAPLGRAVELTVAAIGDAGLRPKQLTAIFLVGGSSRIPMISRLVHERTGVVPTSLDQPETVVARGALRAVLVDPDRTGALPGEAMARLGAVPGGALSPGAQRTEVVRPGDVAPRPGDAGQRPAPPRTPVPPANGFPNRAAPPPSPPHGQPVARPPWAPPPGPPGNRPGGATAASEKMRSRGRLFGLVVGAVVVVAALVVAGIVVFGDPGGQAETGRTLSQYDFKFVAPEDWVQTDDRVADRQVVIHPQESRDGNDLLVAQEFVMDYDATADPQKLVDYIKGGVDEHPEYYSSFNPALSYAGKTVIGYHEIKKDRPDLQVDWYVVAKGRIRVHVGCQYATAQLRDRVAAACTQAVRTVEILN
- a CDS encoding WXG100 family type VII secretion target, whose amino-acid sequence is MSAGAGFQGTVQQFTEAEGRVTEVRAGMDSNLVTLRDRIEATRAGWQGDAQKAFDNVMRRFDDDARQMNQALQRIGDLLREAGSKYERSEQQQQEILSAVNKGFDALG
- a CDS encoding WXG100 family type VII secretion target — translated: MPDGAGIVVNYATIHAAAEDCQSTGGELQQAFDRLKDDLKPLVTTWTGSAKEQYDQAQRTWDQKFEDLKQVLAQIAAALPQIADGYQSTDNAVEGLF
- a CDS encoding DUF4333 domain-containing protein — encoded protein: MTQPPDPQQPQWWQPTANPPGAPSGWQPEHQATGPHAGQWQQNADPGTASGSYTGQWNPAQQQPGPSGSFSGPWQPGQPNPGPWQPPSQPAPQQPGTPGGGWPAPPSQQQYGGGFQPSQYGGLGAFSPEPAKKPKSKKPLLIAGAAVLVLVLGGGAAWQLGAFRGNVLEQQSLEDGVVKVLNESYGEPDVKNAQCPANEAAENGTTFDCTVKIGGQDKKVTVRVLNDRPEYEVGAPH
- the rplM gene encoding 50S ribosomal protein L13 encodes the protein MPTYSPKPGDVTRAWHVIDAEDVVLGRLATEVATLLRGKHKPTYAPHMDTGDFVVIVNAEKVALTGNKREQKFAYRHSGYPGGLRKRSFGELLDTKPEHLVEKVVKGMLPKNKLGRAQAKKLKVYAGPQHPHAAQQPQAREITKIAQVAQ
- the rpsI gene encoding 30S ribosomal protein S9 — its product is MTSTENETPEVAEATEATETGAVETSEAATSETPVATSETPVATSESASAPRPSRAAGGNAQTVGRRKEAVVRVRVVPGTGEFKLNGRTLEEYFPNKVHQQLIKDPLVLVEKPDSFDIFANLHGGGVSGQAGALRLAIARALIEVDADDRPALKKAGFLTRDARATERKKYGLKKARKAPQYSKR